The following coding sequences are from one Fusibacter sp. A1 window:
- a CDS encoding prenyltransferase, which translates to MTTLIRYIKEYIIALRVFSLTLALAATTFGMISAYRAGSFNTSTPLFNVFLVIIITIAGVASQAGANLINDYFEGSFKYRDYSKTKVMFLGKERSYFDLLVFLSGLAALGLAGLIGLYLIYITDWWMLAIGLVGLIGSYAYTGEPFVYKTKGLGVPLSFVLMGPLMLIGASYPFMKTISLYPVVIGLPVSLFVPALMISNEMRDFKRDKRLAMGTLSVLLGPKKSLMLYDVLVFGAFVLTLLYILLGIYPVQTLLVFISFPTALKARGCVKRFERLSIPYTNRLHLMYFTVVTICLLLF; encoded by the coding sequence ATGACTACACTGATCAGGTACATTAAAGAATATATTATCGCACTGAGGGTATTCTCACTCACTTTGGCTCTAGCCGCTACAACTTTTGGGATGATCTCCGCTTATAGGGCTGGATCGTTCAATACCTCAACACCACTTTTCAATGTGTTTTTAGTCATTATCATCACGATAGCCGGAGTCGCTTCTCAGGCCGGTGCGAATCTCATAAATGATTATTTTGAAGGCTCATTCAAGTACCGTGACTACAGTAAAACCAAAGTCATGTTTCTTGGAAAAGAAAGGTCCTATTTTGATCTACTTGTCTTCTTATCTGGACTTGCCGCTCTAGGTCTTGCAGGTCTGATCGGCCTGTATCTGATTTATATCACAGATTGGTGGATGCTTGCCATCGGATTGGTCGGTCTAATAGGATCCTATGCCTATACGGGTGAACCATTTGTCTATAAGACCAAGGGACTTGGCGTACCTTTATCGTTTGTGTTGATGGGACCATTGATGTTGATTGGGGCAAGTTACCCTTTTATGAAGACAATCAGTCTGTATCCTGTTGTCATCGGATTGCCGGTTTCTCTTTTTGTACCGGCACTTATGATTAGTAACGAAATGAGAGATTTCAAACGAGATAAGCGTTTAGCAATGGGCACCTTAAGCGTCTTGCTTGGTCCCAAAAAGAGTCTAATGCTTTATGATGTTTTGGTTTTCGGTGCATTCGTACTGACATTGTTGTACATTCTATTAGGTATCTATCCCGTGCAGACGCTTTTGGTGTTCATTAGTTTTCCAACAGCCCTTAAAGCAAGGGGATGCGTTAAAAGGTTTGAACGACTGAGTATTCCTTATACGAATAGACTTCATCTGATGTACTTTACTGTTGTAACGATCTGTCTTTTGTTATTTTGA
- a CDS encoding ABC transporter substrate-binding protein has protein sequence MKKIIAVLLCILILAAGCAATTTEEKMTLKVGVMPAVDTSPIYLAKDMGYFDELNLDVEIVLFTNAQDRQSALQTGVIDGAMTDLVALATNRSGGFDLKATTLTDGMFVMLAQEGATDKAELKVGLMEISVSNFLVDHWLAETYKLEKVYINAIPARLEAVASGQLDMGFFPEPLGSVGEMKGLKKLVFEPVGGITPDIMAFTQTAIDAKSDALKAFHQAYDKAVEAINNDESLARETLVKNIPNISEEVKDIMTLPTYHKTRLPSVDYLQGIIDWTNGVVESELNVIPSDMIDTQFID, from the coding sequence ATGAAAAAAATTATCGCAGTTCTATTATGTATTCTGATTCTTGCAGCTGGATGTGCCGCAACAACGACTGAAGAAAAAATGACTCTAAAGGTCGGCGTCATGCCTGCCGTCGATACATCCCCTATCTACTTGGCCAAAGACATGGGTTACTTTGACGAGTTAAATCTCGATGTTGAGATTGTGCTCTTCACAAATGCTCAAGATAGACAAAGTGCTCTGCAGACAGGTGTCATCGATGGTGCCATGACCGATCTTGTCGCACTGGCAACCAATCGTTCCGGCGGTTTCGACCTAAAAGCTACAACCTTGACAGATGGTATGTTTGTTATGCTCGCTCAAGAAGGAGCAACTGATAAAGCAGAACTTAAAGTCGGTCTTATGGAAATCAGTGTATCTAATTTTTTGGTCGACCACTGGCTGGCTGAAACCTATAAGCTCGAAAAAGTATATATCAATGCCATCCCTGCAAGACTAGAAGCAGTCGCTAGCGGCCAGCTCGATATGGGATTCTTTCCCGAACCACTTGGTAGCGTTGGCGAGATGAAAGGTCTTAAAAAACTTGTCTTTGAACCGGTTGGTGGCATCACTCCTGATATCATGGCATTTACACAAACAGCAATCGACGCGAAATCAGATGCCTTGAAAGCATTTCATCAGGCATACGACAAAGCGGTTGAAGCAATCAACAACGATGAGTCCTTAGCTCGAGAGACATTAGTCAAGAATATTCCAAACATCAGTGAAGAAGTCAAAGATATCATGACTCTTCCAACTTATCATAAAACCAGACTTCCAAGTGTTGACTACCTACAAGGAATTATCGATTGGACGAATGGAGTTGTTGAATCAGAGCTTAACGTAATTCCATCAGATATGATTGATACACAGTTTATTGATTAG
- a CDS encoding ABC transporter ATP-binding protein: MIKTQELTVNYGAGRGIFELSITIPRGKVYSLVGKSGCGKSTLLKVLASLVEADFGSFQIGETTKTSTALGFIQQQDALFPWLNVRQNIELGLHRHPTSTDQIINTALQSVGMTGFETAYPSQLSGGQKQRISIARTLATIPEVLLMDEPTASLDAINQEELQNLLMDLHLEKQRSTLFVTHSMEEAVFLSDCVMIMKDGRVVSQHQIDLPMTKDRRDTSDYFEKVKELKQVFIREVGYE; this comes from the coding sequence ATGATTAAAACTCAAGAATTGACCGTGAATTACGGAGCAGGTAGAGGCATTTTTGAACTTTCCATTACCATACCTCGTGGCAAGGTTTATTCTTTAGTCGGTAAATCCGGGTGCGGAAAATCTACGTTACTTAAAGTCTTAGCCTCTCTTGTAGAGGCTGATTTTGGTTCTTTTCAGATTGGAGAGACAACAAAAACATCTACTGCCCTGGGGTTCATACAGCAGCAAGATGCCTTGTTTCCATGGCTAAACGTCAGGCAAAATATTGAACTTGGTCTTCATCGTCACCCTACTTCTACCGATCAGATCATCAACACAGCACTGCAATCTGTTGGAATGACAGGTTTTGAAACCGCTTACCCCAGTCAGCTGAGCGGTGGTCAAAAACAAAGGATATCCATCGCAAGAACACTGGCGACAATACCTGAGGTTCTTCTAATGGACGAGCCAACGGCATCCCTTGATGCAATCAATCAGGAAGAACTTCAGAACTTACTCATGGATCTTCATCTTGAGAAGCAGCGCTCTACCCTATTTGTCACACATAGCATGGAAGAAGCGGTCTTCTTGTCGGACTGTGTCATGATTATGAAAGACGGAAGAGTTGTCTCACAGCATCAAATCGACCTACCGATGACAAAGGATCGTAGAGACACAAGTGACTACTTTGAAAAAGTAAAAGAACTCAAACAGGTCTTTATTCGTGAGGTGGGCTATGAATAA
- a CDS encoding ABC transporter permease: MNKLTGRIYAILMVHLCWYVMAIALPKGLIPLPHVVWQYFIRLMLSGTLLLHMLSSLLRLSVAIGLALAIGIPIGLLSGISKWFDYFATPITYLLYPLPKIAFLPVFMLLFGLGDGSKVMLLFTVLVFQLIIATRDGVKQLPVEYVHVVSIMRLSWRQKIMKLYFPSTLPHILNALKISVGISMAVLFFCENYATTYGLGYYIMNNWTMVNYPGMFSGIIAMAIVAAGLITLIDKLHDKLCKWHIHRHQL; the protein is encoded by the coding sequence ATGAATAAACTAACCGGTCGAATCTACGCCATCCTCATGGTTCATCTATGTTGGTATGTCATGGCGATAGCACTTCCAAAGGGCTTAATCCCCCTACCTCATGTCGTCTGGCAGTATTTCATCCGTTTAATGCTCAGCGGCACCCTTTTACTTCATATGCTCTCAAGTTTACTAAGGCTTTCAGTTGCTATCGGACTAGCCCTGGCGATTGGCATCCCCATCGGACTTTTGAGTGGTATTAGCAAATGGTTCGATTACTTTGCTACACCTATCACCTACTTACTTTATCCACTCCCTAAAATAGCGTTTTTACCGGTGTTCATGCTCCTTTTTGGACTTGGTGACGGATCAAAAGTTATGCTCCTGTTTACAGTCTTGGTCTTTCAGCTGATCATCGCAACAAGAGACGGTGTTAAGCAACTTCCTGTCGAATATGTACATGTTGTTTCCATCATGAGGTTGTCATGGAGACAAAAAATTATGAAGCTCTATTTTCCTAGTACGCTTCCCCATATTTTGAACGCGTTAAAAATCAGTGTCGGAATCAGTATGGCTGTACTATTCTTTTGTGAGAACTACGCCACCACCTATGGACTTGGCTACTACATCATGAACAACTGGACCATGGTCAACTACCCAGGAATGTTTTCAGGAATCATCGCCATGGCCATCGTTGCCGCAGGTCTTATCACCTTGATCGACAAGCTGCACGATAAGCTTTGCAAATGGCATATACATCGTCACCAATTATAA
- a CDS encoding LysE/ArgO family amino acid transporter yields the protein MNFLIQGWLLGLAYVAPIGMQNMYLINSAIERDRNRALLVAMIIIFFDVTLALACFWGIGKVMEHFTLLKVLVTVIGSLAVIWIGVSLIRTTPGSEIRQDYHQPLLKVIATCFAVTWLNPQALIDGTLLLGGFRAILEPSASGLFIMGVALASTMWFTGLAVVVNLFKKSFSVKVLKAINIVCGVILIIFGIRLGSEFMISLIN from the coding sequence ATGAATTTCTTGATACAAGGATGGTTATTGGGACTTGCGTACGTCGCACCAATTGGAATGCAGAACATGTACTTAATCAATAGCGCGATAGAAAGAGATCGTAACCGTGCCTTATTAGTAGCGATGATCATCATCTTTTTTGATGTCACCCTTGCACTTGCATGCTTTTGGGGAATTGGAAAGGTTATGGAGCACTTCACTTTATTAAAAGTGCTTGTTACTGTCATAGGAAGCTTAGCCGTGATTTGGATAGGAGTGAGTCTTATTAGAACTACCCCTGGAAGTGAAATCAGGCAAGATTATCACCAACCCTTACTTAAAGTTATCGCAACTTGTTTTGCGGTTACTTGGCTCAACCCTCAAGCCTTGATTGACGGCACTCTTCTTTTAGGTGGATTTAGGGCCATACTCGAACCAAGCGCTTCCGGGTTATTTATCATGGGAGTAGCGCTTGCTTCAACTATGTGGTTTACAGGTTTGGCAGTTGTAGTCAACCTGTTTAAAAAATCGTTCAGTGTGAAAGTCTTAAAGGCGATAAATATTGTGTGCGGTGTTATTTTGATCATCTTTGGTATTCGACTTGGTTCTGAATTTATGATTTCGTTGATCAATTAA
- a CDS encoding aldo/keto reductase has protein sequence MKYRINPKNGDHLSVLGFGCMRFSKSEKDVEEQIIHAIENGVNYFDTAYIYPNSEVILGRVLAKGYRERVKIATKLPPYLVKKHEDFDKLFYTELERLQTTYIDYYLMHMLTDLTTWDRLVDLGVLDWIELKKQSGEIRNIGFSYHGGKSEFIKLIDAYPWEFCMIQYNYLDENNQAGKSGLKYASSKGLPMMIMEPLRGGKLVSNLPKEVYQTFDRASVKRSPAEWAFKWLYNQPEVTTVLSGMNSMEMLQENIRVASETEVNEFTTDESELFGKVRTILNQKIRIPCTGCNYCMPCPVNVDIPTCLACYNDIEIEGKIAASTKYIMQTSLKNKSQNASLCIDCGKCEEHCPQEIKIKDELKKVTKAFEGFHYKPVRALAKRFMRL, from the coding sequence ATGAAATATAGAATTAACCCTAAAAATGGAGACCATCTGTCCGTTCTCGGTTTCGGATGTATGCGGTTTTCAAAAAGTGAGAAAGACGTAGAAGAACAGATCATTCACGCTATTGAAAATGGAGTCAATTATTTTGATACAGCTTATATCTATCCTAACAGCGAAGTCATCCTCGGTAGGGTTTTGGCAAAGGGCTACCGCGAAAGGGTTAAAATTGCAACAAAGTTACCTCCCTATTTGGTAAAAAAGCATGAGGATTTTGATAAACTGTTTTATACAGAACTCGAAAGGCTTCAGACAACCTATATCGACTACTATCTCATGCACATGTTAACGGATTTGACCACTTGGGACCGCCTAGTAGACCTTGGGGTGCTCGACTGGATAGAATTGAAAAAGCAAAGTGGAGAAATTAGAAATATCGGATTTTCATATCATGGTGGGAAAAGCGAATTCATAAAACTGATCGACGCTTACCCATGGGAATTTTGCATGATACAGTACAATTACCTAGATGAAAATAATCAGGCCGGTAAGAGCGGGCTGAAGTACGCTTCTTCAAAAGGACTGCCGATGATGATCATGGAACCTTTAAGAGGTGGAAAACTAGTAAGCAATTTACCTAAAGAAGTCTATCAAACCTTTGACCGCGCATCTGTTAAAAGGTCACCTGCCGAATGGGCATTCAAATGGTTGTATAATCAACCCGAAGTTACCACTGTACTTTCTGGAATGAACTCAATGGAAATGTTACAAGAGAATATTCGGGTCGCATCAGAAACAGAGGTTAACGAATTTACAACCGATGAATCAGAGCTTTTCGGCAAAGTAAGAACCATTTTGAACCAAAAAATCCGAATCCCTTGTACCGGCTGTAACTACTGTATGCCATGTCCTGTCAATGTAGATATTCCCACTTGCCTCGCATGTTACAACGACATAGAAATCGAAGGAAAAATCGCCGCATCTACAAAATACATTATGCAGACAAGCTTGAAGAACAAGTCTCAAAACGCATCCCTATGCATCGACTGTGGAAAATGTGAGGAGCATTGCCCACAAGAGATCAAAATTAAAGATGAACTAAAAAAAGTCACAAAGGCCTTCGAAGGTTTTCATTATAAGCCTGTCAGAGCCCTTGCTAAGCGATTTATGAGGTTATAG
- a CDS encoding alpha/beta fold hydrolase: MTIEINDLDINVIIKGTGTPFVMLHGFELDYRSMEGALEPILDGRDYKRIYFDLPGMGESECSDKIQNADDMLEIVVKLIKELIPEEKFVVAGLSYGGYLARGLAKLMPESILGMLLFCPVIYPRHAQRILPEHKIVVEDLEFLESLNEEDREEFESFNSVLTENVYDRIHREIIVGTKMGDPIFRENYQSRGYGFKEDVDQVDSPYYFPSLVLVGKQDFIVGYKDAVKLMDLYSSLTYVALESAGHSLHIEQEELFNLHVRVWLRRINALL, translated from the coding sequence ATGACTATTGAAATTAATGATCTAGACATAAACGTCATCATCAAAGGTACTGGAACCCCATTTGTAATGCTTCATGGATTTGAGCTGGACTACCGGTCGATGGAAGGGGCGCTTGAGCCTATTTTAGATGGCAGAGATTACAAAAGAATTTACTTTGACCTTCCTGGAATGGGGGAGTCGGAGTGTTCCGATAAAATTCAGAATGCGGATGATATGCTTGAAATAGTTGTAAAACTGATTAAAGAGCTTATTCCTGAAGAAAAGTTTGTCGTAGCAGGTCTATCTTATGGTGGATACCTTGCTAGAGGTCTAGCAAAGCTTATGCCTGAGTCTATTTTAGGAATGCTTCTATTCTGTCCGGTGATCTATCCAAGACACGCACAAAGGATTTTGCCAGAGCATAAGATCGTAGTGGAGGATCTTGAATTCTTGGAGTCTCTAAACGAGGAAGACCGAGAGGAGTTTGAGTCGTTTAACTCGGTGCTCACAGAAAACGTCTATGACCGCATCCATAGGGAAATCATCGTTGGAACCAAGATGGGTGACCCTATCTTTAGGGAGAACTACCAAAGCAGGGGATATGGTTTTAAAGAGGATGTCGATCAAGTCGACAGCCCATATTATTTTCCATCACTTGTTCTCGTGGGTAAGCAAGATTTTATCGTCGGTTACAAAGATGCCGTCAAGTTAATGGATTTGTACTCAAGTCTAACCTATGTGGCGCTCGAATCTGCCGGACACTCGCTTCACATCGAACAGGAAGAGCTTTTCAACCTTCATGTCAGGGTTTGGCTAAGAAGGATTAACGCCTTACTATAA
- a CDS encoding flavodoxin family protein, which translates to MKKIVIVSGSGRKKGNTMKIVSAIQEKLGSKEFEFDTIFLYDHTIHGCIGCKACTLKHETACPFKDDVFGIMEQLKGADGLIFASPVYSRMVTGQLKQFIDRTNYVLHRPSLIGIPTLLVATTDIGMAKKVTDYMAVIASSMGARVEGALHIKVGKMKNDAKYKLRVDKDIESMSQVFKKSILEGKEQAPSFKQLVRFNFWRKRAMISKEKNSVDFDYWNQRGWIEEDFFYEIRSPKLKLMILGLLLKIMEKKIRQGVLY; encoded by the coding sequence ATGAAAAAGATAGTGATTGTTTCAGGGAGTGGCAGAAAAAAAGGTAATACGATGAAAATCGTATCTGCTATACAAGAAAAACTAGGTAGTAAAGAGTTTGAATTTGATACCATATTCCTTTATGACCATACTATCCATGGTTGCATCGGATGCAAAGCATGTACTTTGAAACACGAAACAGCTTGTCCCTTTAAAGATGATGTGTTTGGAATTATGGAGCAGTTAAAAGGGGCGGACGGTCTGATTTTCGCAAGTCCGGTGTACTCAAGGATGGTTACCGGTCAACTGAAGCAGTTTATCGATAGAACTAATTATGTGCTGCACAGACCCAGTTTAATCGGTATTCCAACTCTCTTGGTTGCAACCACAGATATCGGTATGGCTAAAAAAGTGACCGATTATATGGCTGTTATCGCATCCAGTATGGGTGCTAGGGTGGAAGGTGCTTTGCATATAAAGGTTGGAAAGATGAAAAACGACGCAAAGTATAAGCTCCGTGTTGATAAGGATATTGAGTCCATGTCGCAAGTATTTAAAAAATCGATACTAGAAGGCAAAGAACAAGCGCCTAGCTTTAAGCAGCTGGTGAGATTCAACTTTTGGAGAAAAAGAGCCATGATCTCAAAAGAGAAGAATTCTGTTGATTTTGACTATTGGAATCAGCGTGGTTGGATCGAAGAGGACTTCTTTTATGAGATACGCTCACCAAAGTTAAAGCTTATGATTCTAGGGCTTCTCTTAAAAATTATGGAAAAGAAAATCAGACAAGGCGTACTCTACTAA
- a CDS encoding TetR/AcrR family transcriptional regulator, with product MANSRFIKLDKEKKDNILYTALTEFASKGFTGSSINQISKQAGLSAGHLYYYFENKEDLYLTVVDFVFDELIHKEDEEPINFWMRVEQLVRSRVMLSRKNKEIGRFLNRFFDYAVSHDGSDVELLTMDKVQNEFRRIFELGIQSGEIRCDLPQDYLFQVHLGLVLTTNRWILTHIDKLDDAAMDKFISDAVGLIRLTMGSVEEKS from the coding sequence ATGGCAAACAGCAGATTTATAAAATTAGACAAAGAAAAAAAAGATAATATTCTATATACGGCTTTGACTGAATTCGCTTCTAAGGGGTTTACAGGATCATCTATCAATCAAATCAGTAAGCAAGCTGGACTTAGTGCAGGGCATCTGTACTATTACTTTGAAAATAAAGAGGATTTATATTTGACGGTTGTAGATTTTGTGTTTGACGAGCTAATTCATAAGGAAGATGAAGAACCGATCAATTTTTGGATGAGAGTGGAGCAGTTGGTTCGTAGTCGAGTGATGTTATCTAGAAAAAACAAGGAGATCGGTAGATTTCTCAATCGTTTTTTTGATTACGCTGTGAGCCATGACGGAAGTGATGTGGAGCTGCTTACGATGGATAAGGTGCAAAACGAATTCAGAAGAATTTTTGAACTAGGAATTCAGAGTGGTGAGATTCGGTGTGATTTGCCTCAAGATTACCTTTTTCAAGTTCATTTAGGATTAGTGTTGACCACAAACCGCTGGATTTTGACGCATATCGACAAGTTGGATGATGCAGCAATGGATAAGTTCATTAGTGATGCCGTGGGGCTGATTCGGTTGACCATGGGTTCTGTAGAGGAGAAATCATGA
- a CDS encoding Na+/H+ antiporter NhaC family protein: MEFGWISIIPPLLAILLALLTQEVLLSLFIAVFVGACIITGNPIHGFMDTLNTHLIGALTDQWNMSILVFCLTIGGLIGIIDKNGGTKGIASLIIKKSKNTKSTLFSTWLLGMLIFFDDYANSLIVGNTMRPITDRQGISREKLAYIVDSTAAPISSMALVSTWIGMEIGLIQTGLNDLGLNLSSYSIFLQSIPFRFYSVLALIFVLIIIFTGKDYGPMRKAEFNAKVQTYDHSSSEKIIESTHWYNAIVPIASVVLVTFIGLIYNGGGFSGSTIREAFSSADASVVLLWASFAGIIVAALMSVIQKTLDIKGVAEAFVEGVKSMTVPAMILALAWSLGSINSELGTATFMVNTIGKSVPAFLIPTIMFLIPAVVAFSTGTSWGTNSIVMPIAIPLAYMAGGEAMLIPTIGAVLTGAVLGDHISPISDTTIMSSMASGCDHISHVKTQIPYALTVALVAIFFGFIPAGLGLNPFVSLALSITALIFIVKKIGQTTQHASVRPKTDQKAS, encoded by the coding sequence ATGGAATTCGGTTGGATCTCAATTATTCCCCCACTACTTGCCATTCTTTTGGCACTATTAACGCAGGAAGTCCTGCTATCGCTATTTATCGCAGTCTTTGTCGGTGCATGCATCATTACAGGCAATCCCATCCATGGTTTTATGGATACCCTCAATACCCATCTGATCGGTGCCTTGACTGATCAGTGGAACATGTCCATTCTTGTATTCTGCCTGACAATCGGAGGGCTGATCGGCATCATCGATAAAAATGGCGGTACTAAAGGCATCGCTTCTCTTATTATCAAAAAGTCAAAAAACACCAAGTCTACCTTGTTCTCCACATGGTTGTTAGGTATGCTGATCTTCTTTGACGATTATGCGAACTCCCTGATTGTCGGTAACACCATGAGACCGATTACAGATAGACAAGGGATCTCTAGAGAGAAGTTGGCGTATATTGTCGATTCTACGGCAGCGCCAATCTCATCCATGGCTTTGGTATCCACATGGATAGGCATGGAAATCGGTTTAATTCAAACCGGTTTAAACGACCTTGGTTTAAACCTAAGTTCGTACAGTATTTTTCTACAGTCTATTCCATTTAGATTCTACAGCGTCCTCGCATTAATTTTTGTCTTGATTATCATTTTTACCGGCAAGGATTACGGTCCTATGCGAAAAGCGGAGTTTAATGCAAAAGTCCAGACCTACGATCATTCTTCTAGTGAAAAGATTATAGAATCAACGCATTGGTACAACGCCATCGTACCGATTGCATCTGTTGTACTTGTCACCTTTATCGGTTTAATCTACAATGGCGGTGGGTTTTCAGGTAGCACCATTAGAGAAGCCTTCTCAAGTGCTGATGCAAGCGTAGTGCTTCTGTGGGCATCCTTCGCGGGTATCATCGTTGCAGCACTTATGTCTGTCATTCAAAAGACCTTGGATATCAAAGGCGTCGCTGAAGCATTTGTCGAAGGTGTCAAATCGATGACTGTACCAGCAATGATTCTTGCTCTTGCTTGGTCTCTTGGAAGCATCAATAGCGAACTTGGCACGGCTACATTCATGGTAAATACCATTGGTAAGTCTGTACCGGCGTTTCTGATTCCTACCATCATGTTCCTGATTCCTGCAGTAGTCGCTTTTTCGACAGGTACGTCGTGGGGCACCAACTCCATTGTCATGCCAATCGCCATTCCTCTGGCCTATATGGCCGGCGGTGAAGCCATGCTGATACCAACCATCGGAGCCGTTTTAACGGGCGCTGTGCTAGGTGACCATATTTCACCTATATCAGATACAACAATCATGTCATCTATGGCATCAGGGTGTGATCATATCTCTCATGTGAAGACTCAAATTCCATATGCCTTAACCGTGGCCTTGGTTGCCATTTTCTTCGGATTTATACCAGCAGGTCTTGGTCTCAACCCATTTGTATCCTTAGCACTATCCATCACAGCACTCATTTTTATCGTGAAAAAAATCGGACAAACAACACAACATGCTAGTGTTCGGCCTAAGACGGATCAGAAAGCGTCATAA
- a CDS encoding TRM11 family methyltransferase: protein MEKQRYMYHMNYQMHEKELCLLEMRALFAREVDSKVFFSDRGLDCSISPFMRNRLKLMYSAASLDEIVRLIEQDKLKSDCFLVRYMDLTSEERNRTEHKEICKLIGCAITGEVSFKSPDMIFGITLYGGSWYFGIFSSNDNTWRRHIDKPYSYSSSIGITTAKALVNIAANGDFGKKIIDPCCGVGTVLLEGAIAGYDIVGCEINDKIAENARKNLGHFDYSIRVETGDIKDIAEHYDVSIVDLPYGNRTIIHSETHLHIIRNAKRISDKLILISSSDLGDLIVDEGYELIDYCKVSKSMKHTFSRYIWVCV, encoded by the coding sequence ATGGAAAAACAACGCTATATGTACCATATGAATTACCAAATGCATGAAAAGGAACTCTGTCTGCTTGAAATGAGGGCTTTATTTGCTAGAGAAGTAGATAGTAAGGTGTTCTTTTCTGATCGCGGCCTTGATTGTTCGATAAGTCCTTTTATGAGAAATCGACTTAAATTGATGTATTCAGCTGCTTCTCTTGATGAAATCGTACGTTTAATTGAGCAGGATAAGTTGAAATCGGATTGCTTTTTAGTCAGGTACATGGATTTGACCAGTGAGGAGCGAAACAGAACAGAACATAAGGAAATTTGTAAACTGATCGGTTGTGCGATTACCGGTGAAGTTTCCTTCAAGTCGCCTGATATGATATTTGGCATAACACTGTATGGTGGCAGTTGGTATTTTGGGATCTTTTCGTCCAATGACAATACTTGGAGAAGGCATATCGACAAGCCTTATTCCTATTCAAGTTCGATTGGCATAACCACTGCGAAAGCGCTTGTCAACATCGCAGCTAATGGAGATTTTGGTAAAAAAATAATTGACCCATGTTGTGGTGTCGGTACAGTTCTTTTAGAAGGAGCTATAGCAGGATATGATATCGTTGGATGTGAGATCAACGATAAGATTGCTGAAAATGCCAGAAAGAATCTAGGCCACTTCGATTATTCCATTCGTGTTGAAACAGGAGACATCAAAGATATTGCTGAACACTATGACGTGTCAATCGTAGATTTACCATACGGAAACCGGACGATCATTCATTCAGAAACCCATTTGCATATTATCAGAAATGCGAAAAGGATTTCTGACAAGCTGATTCTGATTTCTTCAAGTGATCTTGGAGACTTGATCGTGGACGAAGGGTATGAACTGATTGATTATTGCAAAGTTAGTAAAAGCATGAAACATACTTTTAGTAGATACATTTGGGTCTGCGTATAA
- a CDS encoding GNAT family N-acetyltransferase, whose amino-acid sequence MQFTKNLMNMVELVKDYKNNDALRSSFNRLATETFGIDFEHWYKKGFWNDRYICYSFVFEGQVIANASINRMRLRWDGKYYNAIQIGTVMTAPKFRKQGLSYRLLDTIVKEWENEVDFIYLFGNDSALNLYKQFEMKEFKEHRFQAVLPAFKGINGIRKLDLQNEADLSLMVEMTKNRTAQSEAIGTEEDSHLIMFYCHQWFAEKLYYIEKKHSLLIMDEEDETLHLYDVISEEVQEMQEILELICVKNAETVEFHFKPSKCKLQLEESILSVEDQTLLIRHKGIEPTESFKFPTFSHA is encoded by the coding sequence ATGCAATTTACAAAGAATTTAATGAATATGGTAGAACTGGTTAAGGATTATAAGAACAACGATGCGTTAAGAAGCAGTTTCAACAGACTCGCTACAGAAACATTCGGTATAGATTTTGAACACTGGTACAAGAAGGGCTTTTGGAATGACCGCTATATTTGCTATTCATTCGTATTCGAAGGTCAAGTGATCGCCAACGCGTCTATTAATAGAATGAGGCTTAGATGGGATGGCAAATACTATAATGCGATACAGATAGGAACAGTGATGACTGCTCCCAAATTCAGAAAACAAGGACTGTCATACCGGTTATTGGACACAATAGTCAAGGAGTGGGAGAATGAAGTGGATTTCATCTACCTGTTCGGAAATGACAGCGCGCTAAACCTGTATAAGCAATTTGAAATGAAGGAATTCAAGGAACATCGGTTCCAAGCGGTACTTCCAGCATTTAAAGGAATTAACGGGATTAGAAAACTTGACTTGCAGAATGAGGCGGATTTGAGCTTGATGGTGGAAATGACTAAGAATAGAACCGCTCAATCTGAAGCGATCGGCACCGAAGAGGATTCTCATCTGATTATGTTTTACTGTCATCAGTGGTTCGCGGAAAAACTTTACTATATAGAAAAGAAGCATAGCCTTTTAATAATGGATGAAGAGGATGAGACACTGCATTTGTATGATGTGATCAGTGAAGAAGTGCAGGAGATGCAGGAAATCCTAGAGCTGATTTGTGTGAAAAATGCTGAAACAGTGGAATTCCACTTCAAACCTAGCAAGTGCAAGTTGCAACTAGAGGAGAGTATCCTTTCGGTAGAAGATCAGACTTTACTCATTAGACATAAGGGAATCGAACCTACGGAATCGTTCAAATTCCCAACTTTTTCACATGCATGA